A window of the Nocardia sp. NBC_01329 genome harbors these coding sequences:
- a CDS encoding PPE domain-containing protein gives MILGSYLALPPEVNSARLYGPGPIHLETTAAAYAGMAEALSLAAEGSDGSTNEISLNWDGDSSNLAQAAFRKHANWLRTQAAVASEVSVLAEGGATAYKAAWAAMPPLWLIQANRAHAVELSLELAATSSTGASVLTMGKIVANEMAYAVMWAQAAATMAAYEAESLALVASLNALEPLPPPQITTSGGPESVSTDLLTGPPSGPPSGPPSGPPAGPPKTGPATPKGMPSDTSSTGSDLTQSSTQPTDVTQTPGSSEAQQAISEVDHALSSMNDSLADPGLGDSQSSGLQQHGFYGTSPYSPTLAGMTGGIGSLVALGMVQGGVGNMSGSATGFRMPSNWSPAAGKAFGAGTGSPTPAGSAAPRRGVSAPAGRMRRRRDRDEKSKSKVFLPGEDQDVPVLERPPEIGIIEYQDDDLYEETVADDDLLVGVLERFDETEPVAPQERSR, from the coding sequence ATGATCCTGGGGTCTTACCTCGCGCTACCGCCCGAGGTGAACTCGGCCCGGCTGTACGGTCCCGGGCCTATACATCTCGAGACGACTGCCGCGGCGTATGCGGGTATGGCGGAAGCGCTGTCCTTGGCTGCCGAGGGATCGGACGGATCGACGAACGAAATTTCGCTCAACTGGGATGGCGATTCCTCGAACCTGGCCCAGGCAGCGTTTCGTAAGCACGCGAACTGGTTGCGGACACAGGCGGCCGTCGCGAGCGAAGTTTCCGTTCTGGCCGAGGGTGGCGCTACGGCGTACAAAGCGGCATGGGCTGCCATGCCGCCACTCTGGCTGATCCAGGCGAACCGTGCGCACGCTGTCGAACTGTCGTTGGAGCTCGCGGCGACCAGCTCCACGGGAGCGAGCGTACTGACGATGGGGAAGATCGTCGCCAATGAGATGGCCTATGCGGTTATGTGGGCCCAGGCCGCGGCGACGATGGCCGCGTACGAGGCAGAATCGTTGGCACTGGTTGCCAGTCTCAACGCTCTCGAGCCACTGCCGCCTCCGCAGATCACCACCTCCGGTGGGCCGGAAAGTGTGTCGACTGACCTGCTGACGGGCCCTCCCTCCGGCCCTCCCTCCGGCCCTCCCTCCGGCCCTCCTGCCGGACCGCCGAAGACAGGGCCGGCGACTCCGAAAGGAATGCCCTCCGATACGAGTTCGACCGGCTCGGACCTGACACAGTCGAGCACCCAGCCCACCGATGTGACGCAGACACCGGGAAGCTCCGAGGCGCAGCAGGCGATATCCGAAGTCGACCACGCCCTGTCGTCGATGAACGATTCACTGGCCGACCCGGGGCTGGGCGACTCGCAATCCAGTGGCTTGCAACAGCACGGGTTCTACGGCACTTCTCCGTATTCGCCCACCCTCGCGGGCATGACCGGTGGTATCGGCAGCCTGGTCGCCCTGGGGATGGTGCAGGGTGGAGTGGGCAACATGTCCGGATCCGCGACCGGGTTCCGGATGCCGTCGAACTGGTCACCGGCTGCCGGTAAGGCATTCGGTGCCGGTACCGGCTCGCCTACGCCGGCCGGGAGTGCTGCCCCCCGCCGTGGGGTCAGCGCTCCGGCAGGACGGATGCGCCGGCGCCGTGACCGTGACGAGAAGTCGAAGTCGAAGGTCTTTCTGCCCGGCGAAGACCAGGATGTTCCGGTACTGGAGCGGCCGCCGGAGATCGGCATCATCGAGTATCAGGACGACGACCTGTACGAGGAGACCGTCGCGGACGACGACCTGCTCGTCGGTGTTCTGGAGCGTTTCGACGAAACGGAACCCGTGGCACCACAAGAACGTTCGCGGTGA
- the eccCa gene encoding type VII secretion protein EccCa has translation MSKFKVIMPIIMVTAMIGMVAMMFTGGRQMSPMMLFFPLMMVVSMFGMLTGGMGGGGGASSTAAGLNEERKDYLRSIADNRKTVHESEAELHQYLNYTHPGPIGLGRLIGGKRMWEVQVASPQYLRVRIGRGRIANQVRVIVPEAAPTSDLDPVGVVELTRFAKAYSTVGGMPVAINLLSTPLVGLDGDSVQVAGLVRSMIAEITVLHGPDQVGIAAVLTEPDAPQWSWLKWLPHTQHPEDTDAIGSGRMVYRSVAELRTKALARLNRGPFSANAEPSLDKKHYLLIVDVGGAATERDISGIDGCTWLRIGFAEQVLPRSLRFTVSEERALHELTSRGRRLVGSADTLSIPEVSAFARQISPYRLSTVVEAVAAEQASVGTSWEEMVGIVDPGNVRVDIQWPRRRDADRSRLNIPVGHDPTGQVVYLDIKESAEEGMGPHGMCIGATGSGKSEFLRTLVLSAVAEHSPDVLNMLLVDFKGGATFLGFDRLSHVTAVVTNMEEEADLVTRMEDVINGEMGRRQRILRDAGNFANVADYERAREQGAQLEPLPTLLIILDEFAELLEQHPSFAKLFVAIGRLGRSLRIHLLLSSQKVPANRMGELEAHLSYRIALRTNQTSDSRDAIGTADAYHLPKKPGSGYLRVGAGDLQRFQAAYVGGPYSPPAQASAVSAQRARRPGGGYRPPQRFTASFIADIRPAQPVEPVGVVEPEVENENDPVTVMETALQQFARHGRPAHKMWLPPLSVPPTLDYLIRSVEPGELRLPLAVIDKPRQQRQDVWAVDVSGAGGHVAVIGGPQSGKSTALQTFILSAALTHTPEQVQFYCLDFSGGLSGVRNLPHVGSVATARDGDRVRRTFALINNLIASRQTLFAELGIDTMREFRRRRATPRGTADLGAWGDHHGDVFFVVDGWDVGFAVNGPYYDEYIPVMEAIALQGLNYGVHLVVSSSRWAAIRPAIKDLLQTRLEMRLGDLADTSFTTNRGVVASIPPNRPGRCVSTEALHMLTALPRIDGDSTVDTAGAGLVAAAEQLNQTYAGRRAPEVRLLPSQITLAEVMAGIPAPTTLAERLVVPFGVRESDLSPAAVDFGVSTHMIVLGSSGCGKSTVLAAFLASIRSRFTPEQAKVLLVDYRRHHMDALPEEQLIGYLTSARDLEEGLPPFAAKMRTRRPPQGVTSQQLRERSWWSGPEVFVVVDDYHMVAQRGMMNPLDPIKDLIVDGRDTGMHIIAARNIAQADTAMYDGVLGQMKNINSSGFVMDGSRLDGILIGDVKASKQPPGRGIFVEPLYSRKDLVQGAWSAADN, from the coding sequence ATGTCCAAGTTCAAGGTCATCATGCCGATCATCATGGTGACTGCCATGATCGGCATGGTCGCCATGATGTTCACCGGCGGCCGCCAGATGTCGCCCATGATGCTGTTCTTCCCGCTGATGATGGTCGTGTCGATGTTCGGCATGCTCACCGGCGGTATGGGCGGGGGCGGTGGTGCGAGCAGCACGGCGGCGGGGCTCAACGAAGAACGCAAGGACTATCTGCGAAGTATCGCCGACAACCGCAAGACCGTCCACGAGTCCGAAGCCGAGCTCCACCAGTACCTCAACTACACCCATCCCGGCCCGATCGGACTCGGGCGGTTGATCGGTGGGAAGCGGATGTGGGAGGTCCAGGTCGCCAGCCCGCAGTACCTCCGGGTCCGGATAGGGCGTGGGCGGATCGCCAACCAGGTGCGGGTGATCGTGCCCGAAGCCGCGCCGACTTCCGACCTCGATCCGGTGGGCGTCGTCGAACTGACCAGATTCGCCAAGGCGTACTCGACAGTCGGCGGTATGCCGGTGGCCATCAATCTGCTGTCCACGCCGCTGGTCGGGTTGGATGGTGATTCCGTGCAGGTGGCCGGGTTGGTCCGGTCGATGATCGCCGAGATCACGGTATTGCACGGTCCCGATCAGGTCGGTATCGCCGCGGTGTTGACCGAACCGGACGCACCACAGTGGTCATGGTTGAAATGGTTGCCCCACACGCAGCATCCCGAGGACACCGATGCCATCGGCTCGGGCCGGATGGTGTATCGCAGTGTCGCCGAGCTGCGAACGAAAGCGCTGGCCCGCCTCAACCGCGGTCCCTTCTCCGCCAACGCCGAGCCCTCGCTGGACAAGAAGCACTATCTGCTGATCGTCGATGTGGGCGGGGCGGCCACCGAGCGTGATATCTCCGGGATCGATGGGTGCACCTGGCTGCGAATAGGTTTCGCCGAACAGGTTCTGCCGCGATCGCTGCGGTTCACCGTGTCGGAGGAACGGGCGCTGCACGAGCTGACGTCGCGTGGGCGGCGGCTGGTCGGCTCGGCGGACACTCTGTCGATACCGGAGGTGTCCGCTTTCGCGCGGCAGATCTCACCCTATCGATTGTCTACGGTGGTCGAGGCGGTGGCAGCCGAACAGGCCAGCGTCGGAACGTCCTGGGAGGAAATGGTCGGGATCGTCGACCCCGGCAATGTCCGGGTGGACATCCAATGGCCGCGGCGCAGAGATGCCGACCGGAGCCGGCTGAACATCCCCGTCGGGCACGACCCGACCGGTCAGGTCGTCTACCTCGACATCAAGGAGTCCGCGGAAGAAGGCATGGGGCCGCACGGTATGTGCATCGGTGCCACCGGCTCCGGAAAATCCGAATTCCTGCGGACGCTGGTGTTGTCGGCGGTGGCCGAACATTCACCGGATGTGCTGAATATGCTGCTGGTCGACTTCAAGGGTGGCGCCACCTTCCTCGGGTTCGATCGGCTGTCCCATGTGACCGCCGTGGTGACCAATATGGAAGAGGAAGCGGATCTCGTCACCCGTATGGAGGACGTGATCAACGGCGAGATGGGTCGACGGCAGCGGATCCTGCGAGATGCGGGAAACTTCGCGAACGTCGCCGACTACGAACGTGCCAGGGAACAGGGGGCGCAGCTGGAACCGCTGCCCACCCTCCTCATCATTCTCGACGAGTTCGCCGAGCTCCTGGAGCAGCATCCGAGTTTCGCGAAGCTGTTCGTGGCGATCGGGCGCCTGGGCCGCTCGCTCCGGATCCATCTGCTGCTCTCGTCGCAGAAGGTTCCGGCCAACAGGATGGGTGAGCTCGAAGCGCACCTCTCCTATCGGATCGCCCTGCGGACCAACCAGACCAGCGACTCACGCGACGCGATCGGCACTGCCGATGCCTACCACCTGCCGAAGAAGCCAGGATCCGGTTATCTGCGGGTGGGGGCGGGCGATTTGCAGCGCTTCCAGGCCGCCTATGTCGGCGGACCGTATTCGCCACCGGCGCAGGCGTCCGCGGTGAGCGCCCAGCGGGCCCGGCGGCCCGGCGGCGGTTACCGGCCGCCGCAGCGGTTCACCGCGTCGTTCATTGCCGACATCCGCCCGGCGCAACCAGTGGAACCCGTCGGGGTGGTCGAGCCCGAGGTGGAGAACGAGAACGACCCGGTCACTGTGATGGAGACCGCGCTGCAGCAGTTCGCGCGGCACGGCCGGCCGGCCCACAAGATGTGGTTGCCGCCGCTGAGCGTTCCTCCCACATTGGACTACCTGATCCGATCTGTGGAGCCGGGGGAGCTGCGCCTCCCATTGGCGGTGATCGATAAACCGCGCCAACAGCGCCAGGATGTCTGGGCGGTCGATGTGTCCGGAGCCGGCGGGCACGTGGCGGTGATCGGTGGCCCGCAGTCCGGAAAGTCGACCGCACTACAGACGTTCATCCTGTCGGCGGCGCTGACTCACACCCCCGAACAGGTGCAGTTCTACTGTCTGGATTTCTCCGGAGGCCTGTCCGGGGTACGGAATCTTCCGCACGTCGGTTCCGTTGCCACGGCTCGGGACGGCGATCGGGTGCGCCGTACTTTCGCATTGATCAACAACCTGATCGCGAGTCGGCAAACCCTGTTCGCCGAGTTGGGAATCGACACGATGCGGGAGTTCCGGCGCCGCCGTGCCACACCCCGCGGCACGGCCGACCTGGGCGCCTGGGGCGACCACCACGGTGACGTGTTCTTCGTTGTGGACGGCTGGGACGTCGGATTCGCGGTCAACGGACCGTATTACGACGAATACATCCCGGTCATGGAGGCCATAGCTCTGCAGGGACTGAACTACGGCGTGCACCTGGTGGTGAGCAGTTCTCGGTGGGCGGCGATCCGGCCGGCCATCAAGGATCTGCTGCAGACGCGTCTCGAAATGCGGCTGGGCGACCTCGCCGATACTTCGTTCACCACGAACCGGGGTGTCGTCGCGTCCATTCCACCGAACCGGCCGGGCCGGTGCGTTTCCACTGAAGCGCTGCATATGCTCACTGCCCTGCCCCGTATCGACGGAGACAGCACCGTGGATACGGCGGGAGCGGGATTGGTCGCCGCGGCCGAACAGTTGAATCAGACGTATGCCGGCCGGCGCGCACCCGAGGTTCGATTGCTCCCCAGCCAGATCACTTTGGCGGAAGTCATGGCCGGAATTCCGGCGCCTACGACACTCGCGGAGCGGCTGGTGGTGCCGTTCGGCGTTCGTGAGTCCGATCTGAGCCCCGCGGCAGTCGATTTCGGCGTCTCGACACATATGATCGTGCTCGGATCCTCCGGATGCGGGAAGTCGACGGTGCTCGCGGCCTTCCTGGCCTCGATCCGGTCCCGATTCACGCCGGAACAGGCGAAGGTGCTGCTGGTCGACTATCGCCGACACCATATGGACGCGTTGCCCGAAGAACAGTTGATCGGTTATCTGACCAGTGCGCGGGATCTCGAAGAGGGCCTTCCGCCGTTCGCGGCCAAAATGCGAACTCGGCGGCCTCCCCAGGGGGTGACGTCACAGCAGCTCAGAGAGCGTTCGTGGTGGAGCGGCCCGGAGGTGTTCGTGGTCGTGGACGACTACCACATGGTCGCCCAGCGCGGAATGATGAATCCCCTGGATCCGATCAAGGACCTGATCGTCGACGGGCGCGATACCGGAATGCACATCATCGCGGCCCGCAATATCGCTCAGGCGGATACGGCGATGTACGACGGAGTCCTCGGTCAGATGAAGAACATCAACTCGTCCGGATTCGTAATGGATGGCTCGAGGCTCGACGGCATCCTGATCGGCGATGTGAAGGCGTCGAAACAGCCTCCCGGACGCGGGATCTTCGTCGAACCACTGTATTCCCGGAAGGATTTGGTGCAGGGAGCGTGGTCCGCGGCCGACAATTGA
- the eccB gene encoding type VII secretion protein EccB: MTKHQVSGWRFLLHRIEHALVRRDASMIDDPQRGRSTALMIGVVLACVGVAGAAVLAFFKPAKPVGDSAIIADKDTSALYVKIDGRLHPALNLTSARLIVGSPDKPQDVPGAEIGKFPRGPWVGIPGAPGQIVDKEEKDSEWSVCDTARTGASAPVNPRTGLPTLARSAVHTTAIGGPLTVDGDTVRELTGRDARLLRSDNTTWLVYNDSVQGVVKAAVNLAESPVMLALGIDATKKVVAASKGLIDAIPEVAPITVPEVPGAGQTISLNAALDVVIGSVVTVSTPDRPATYYLVSSTGLIRISPVLAAIVRNADSHGAVATSTISPDMAAANLRPGDWPGTATYPTEPVEIIDPVRQGITCYHWSRTGSDPEAHTRLLIGRQLPLEKEEQERTVNLVTAPASRGNTADAAYLPRDTGKFVQVTGAEPGSPLRESMYWISDSGVRYGVDIATGQAASSDMTLRALGLYAPVAAPWSVVSLFAVGPALSVKDALIQHDGIPTNLQGIQVSGGTS, translated from the coding sequence GTGACCAAACACCAGGTTTCGGGTTGGCGGTTCCTGCTGCACCGAATCGAGCACGCACTGGTACGTCGCGACGCATCGATGATCGATGATCCGCAGCGCGGACGGTCCACCGCGCTGATGATCGGTGTAGTCCTCGCCTGCGTGGGCGTGGCGGGCGCGGCCGTACTCGCCTTCTTCAAACCGGCCAAACCGGTCGGCGATTCGGCCATCATCGCGGACAAGGACACCAGCGCCTTGTACGTGAAGATCGACGGACGGTTGCATCCGGCCCTGAACCTCACTTCGGCCCGGCTCATCGTCGGCTCCCCGGATAAACCCCAAGACGTGCCGGGCGCGGAGATCGGTAAATTCCCGCGCGGTCCGTGGGTGGGGATCCCCGGCGCGCCCGGGCAGATAGTCGACAAGGAAGAAAAGGATTCGGAGTGGTCGGTCTGCGATACCGCTCGCACCGGGGCATCCGCACCTGTCAACCCGCGCACCGGACTGCCGACGTTGGCCCGATCCGCTGTGCACACGACCGCGATCGGTGGTCCCCTCACGGTCGACGGAGATACCGTGCGGGAGTTGACAGGCCGTGACGCGCGACTGCTGCGCAGCGACAACACCACCTGGCTGGTCTACAACGACTCGGTCCAGGGGGTAGTGAAAGCCGCCGTCAACCTGGCCGAATCGCCGGTGATGCTGGCGCTGGGCATCGACGCCACGAAGAAGGTCGTCGCCGCCTCGAAGGGCCTGATCGATGCCATTCCCGAGGTGGCTCCCATCACGGTGCCGGAGGTACCCGGAGCCGGACAGACGATTTCGCTGAACGCCGCGCTCGATGTGGTAATCGGTTCGGTGGTTACGGTCTCCACCCCGGACCGGCCCGCGACCTACTATCTGGTGTCGAGCACCGGTCTGATCCGGATAAGCCCGGTACTGGCTGCCATCGTGCGCAACGCCGATTCCCACGGTGCCGTGGCCACCAGCACCATCAGTCCGGATATGGCAGCCGCGAACCTGCGACCGGGGGATTGGCCGGGGACCGCGACCTACCCGACGGAACCGGTGGAGATCATCGACCCGGTACGGCAGGGCATCACCTGCTACCACTGGTCGCGGACCGGCAGCGATCCGGAGGCGCACACCCGACTGCTGATCGGCCGGCAGTTGCCGTTGGAGAAGGAAGAGCAAGAGCGCACGGTGAACCTGGTCACCGCGCCGGCGTCGCGGGGCAACACCGCCGATGCGGCTTATCTACCCAGGGATACCGGAAAGTTCGTCCAGGTCACCGGCGCCGAACCCGGATCGCCGCTGCGGGAATCCATGTATTGGATCTCCGATAGCGGGGTGCGCTACGGGGTCGATATAGCTACCGGCCAGGCCGCGTCCTCGGACATGACATTACGAGCACTTGGTCTCTACGCTCCGGTCGCGGCGCCGTGGAGTGTTGTGTCGTTGTTCGCGGTAGGTCCGGCGCTGTCGGTGAAAGACGCACTGATCCAGCACGACGGAATTCCGACCAATCTGCAGGGCATTCAGGTCAGCGGGGGCACATCGTGA
- the eccA gene encoding type VII secretion AAA-ATPase EccA → MSGAEDAFYTGVQSLGLVSGGARNEQSARAAFTAATDLDPDMCDAWLGRAMAGDISPEVIYGAYRSVHNLYRDQQRAGLVDRALWCQVEIGMYGLRVAMADRDQISVAQASAYADGGEWQEAASILDELRGDDVADFARMSLYYRTGRWPDVIDARSAKPVIEDGLLDIAAELMTAGAMAHLGRFGEALPRAQRIVEDSRSGNLSYIWADAHYLLGMILRHNGDLDAADKILKGLQGSGLWPDRPEWQQALKDKNFRLGITTPAVIASRVDIWDPASGDDPAEVAANAAKEERDIQLAEASELLQAQIGMDSVKEQVDRLKSGVLMDQVRVKRGLAVDSRSNHLIFSGPPGTGKTTIARVIAKIFAGLGVVENADVIEASRNDMVGTHLGHTAPKTNALIDSALGGVLFIDEAYTLIQEGLSGGDAFGKEAVDTLLARMENDRDKLVVIIAGYEEEIDRFLGSNDGLSSRFTKRIRFPSYDPDELVQIADHIAGKKDSILSDQAREVLRDRCLEMSQQSKNGRRLIDLAGNGRFVRNVVEAAESERDFRFTRGEVDIAAMTNEELMTVDAFDITAALAGLAPASR, encoded by the coding sequence GTGTCAGGGGCCGAAGACGCGTTCTACACGGGTGTTCAAAGTTTGGGGTTGGTCTCCGGTGGAGCGCGCAACGAGCAGAGCGCCCGGGCAGCCTTCACCGCTGCGACGGATCTCGATCCGGATATGTGCGATGCCTGGCTAGGGCGGGCGATGGCTGGTGATATCAGCCCGGAAGTGATCTACGGCGCCTATCGGTCGGTGCACAACCTGTACCGGGACCAGCAGCGGGCCGGTTTGGTCGACCGTGCGCTGTGGTGTCAGGTCGAGATCGGGATGTACGGCCTCCGGGTCGCCATGGCCGACCGGGACCAGATCTCCGTGGCGCAGGCGTCCGCGTATGCCGATGGGGGTGAATGGCAGGAAGCGGCGTCCATACTCGATGAATTGCGTGGCGACGACGTCGCCGATTTCGCCCGGATGTCACTGTACTACCGAACCGGTCGCTGGCCGGACGTGATCGATGCGCGATCGGCCAAACCGGTGATCGAGGACGGCCTGCTCGATATCGCGGCCGAGCTGATGACCGCGGGTGCCATGGCGCACCTCGGTCGTTTCGGCGAGGCATTGCCACGCGCACAGCGGATCGTGGAGGACAGCCGCTCCGGCAACCTTTCCTACATATGGGCCGATGCCCACTACTTGCTCGGCATGATCCTGCGCCACAACGGCGACCTCGATGCCGCCGACAAGATCCTCAAGGGGTTGCAGGGCTCGGGATTGTGGCCCGATCGTCCTGAGTGGCAGCAGGCCCTGAAAGACAAGAACTTCCGGCTCGGGATCACCACGCCGGCGGTGATCGCCTCGCGAGTCGACATCTGGGATCCCGCATCGGGTGACGATCCTGCCGAGGTGGCGGCGAACGCCGCGAAGGAAGAGCGGGACATCCAGCTGGCCGAGGCATCCGAACTGCTGCAGGCGCAGATCGGTATGGATTCGGTGAAAGAGCAGGTGGACCGGCTGAAATCCGGTGTGCTCATGGACCAGGTGCGCGTCAAACGTGGGCTGGCGGTGGATTCGCGATCGAATCACCTGATCTTCTCCGGCCCGCCGGGCACCGGTAAGACGACCATCGCCCGGGTGATCGCCAAGATATTCGCCGGGCTCGGCGTCGTCGAGAATGCCGATGTCATCGAGGCGTCGCGCAACGATATGGTCGGCACCCACCTGGGGCACACAGCGCCGAAAACGAATGCCCTGATCGATTCCGCCCTCGGGGGCGTGCTGTTCATCGACGAGGCCTACACCCTGATCCAGGAGGGGTTGTCCGGCGGAGATGCTTTCGGCAAAGAGGCTGTCGACACGCTGCTGGCTCGGATGGAGAACGATCGCGACAAGCTGGTGGTGATCATCGCCGGGTACGAAGAGGAAATCGACCGGTTCCTGGGATCCAACGACGGTCTCTCGTCACGATTCACCAAGCGGATCCGCTTCCCGAGCTACGATCCGGACGAACTGGTCCAGATCGCCGACCACATTGCCGGGAAGAAGGATTCCATTCTTTCCGATCAGGCGCGAGAAGTGCTGCGTGATCGCTGTCTGGAGATGTCCCAGCAGAGCAAGAACGGTCGGCGGTTGATCGATCTCGCAGGTAACGGTCGATTCGTCCGAAATGTGGTGGAAGCGGCCGAGTCCGAACGTGACTTCCGGTTCACCCGCGGTGAGGTCGATATCGCGGCGATGACGAACGAGGAGTTGATGACCGTCGACGCCTTCGATATCACCGCCGCGCTGGCCGGTCTGGCGCCCGCGTCGCGATAG
- a CDS encoding C40 family peptidase, whose translation MPTLTDDVNSVLSGLLGLYGDGQPSERAMASLSQSLAADISMQSGGFATGYTNLQSAHRVITETQTGRDGIVQRTALESGSGTLTGRGALTNQIADLRSRIQAIATIADTRFSGPALLESAHNTITTATKQVNADVDAARQQAARIMPPVAPRARAHKAEPVSRRRRRRRPRYVMGVSKQPRRPRVRIPSDRTAGGRAVGAANAWLGAPYIWGGGGAGGPSGGGFDCSGLTQYAVAQATNGDVVLPRTTYEQIYAGERVHSRDVRPGDLVFPAESFSARGPEHVQLAAGNGMVIEAPYSGSTVKYSQMPGNAVVVRVM comes from the coding sequence ATGCCAACACTGACCGATGATGTGAACAGTGTGCTCAGCGGCTTGCTGGGCCTGTATGGTGACGGCCAGCCGTCGGAGCGGGCGATGGCGTCGCTGTCCCAGTCGCTGGCGGCCGATATCAGCATGCAGTCCGGTGGTTTCGCCACCGGTTACACCAATCTGCAGAGTGCGCACCGGGTTATCACCGAGACGCAGACCGGCCGCGACGGGATCGTGCAGCGAACGGCACTCGAATCCGGGAGTGGAACGTTGACAGGTCGAGGGGCGCTCACCAACCAGATCGCGGATCTGCGGAGCCGCATCCAGGCGATCGCGACGATCGCGGACACTCGTTTCAGCGGGCCCGCATTGCTCGAATCGGCTCACAACACGATCACCACCGCCACCAAACAGGTGAATGCGGATGTGGACGCGGCGCGGCAACAGGCCGCCCGGATCATGCCGCCTGTCGCGCCCCGAGCCCGGGCGCACAAGGCGGAGCCGGTGAGCCGTCGTCGGCGCCGTCGTCGGCCACGGTATGTGATGGGTGTGTCGAAGCAACCCCGCCGCCCGCGGGTTCGGATTCCCTCTGATCGCACCGCCGGCGGGCGGGCGGTCGGGGCGGCGAATGCTTGGCTGGGGGCTCCGTACATCTGGGGCGGTGGCGGCGCTGGTGGCCCGTCGGGCGGCGGATTCGACTGCTCCGGACTCACCCAGTACGCGGTGGCGCAGGCAACCAACGGTGATGTCGTTCTCCCGAGAACTACATACGAGCAGATATACGCCGGTGAGCGTGTTCATTCCCGCGATGTGCGGCCGGGTGACCTGGTGTTCCCGGCGGAGTCCTTCAGCGCGCGAGGGCCGGAGCACGTCCAGCTGGCGGCCGGGAACGGGATGGTCATCGAGGCGCCGTACTCCGGGTCGACGGTCAAGTACTCGCAGATGCCGGGTAACGCTGTTGTCGTGCGGGTGATGTAG